The following are encoded in a window of Candidatus Zixiibacteriota bacterium genomic DNA:
- a CDS encoding MFS transporter, with amino-acid sequence MIASEITAASGRTLRHILRALRHRNYRLFFIGQGISLIGTWMQRVAVSWLVYRMTNSPFLLGLVGFSGQMPTFIMAPIAGALADRWDRMKILLVSQYLAMFQALALALLVLTETVEVWHIVALAIILGVINGFEIPTRQSLVVKMIDKREDLGNAIALNSSIFNGARLIGPTIAGILIALVGEGVCFLINGLSFVAVIAAIMAMRISDSKSIKKNAGMTEGLKEGFTYAFGFAPIRSILLLLSLLNFMAMPFTVLMPIFARDILHGGPNTLGYLLGATGLGALTGAVFLAARKSVVGLGKWIAIAAIIMGSALAVFSMSKNFILSLLLLYPTGFGMMVHMASSNTVLQTIVDDDKRARLMSLYAMSFMGMTPLGSLLAGTIAGRIGAPLTLAIGGMITVLGALIFMRKLPEMRKLVRPIYQQKGIITEVASGIQSATEASVPPRGISNF; translated from the coding sequence CAGCGAGATAACGGCTGCTTCGGGCAGAACTTTGCGCCATATCCTGCGCGCCCTGAGGCATCGCAACTACCGCCTCTTTTTCATCGGTCAGGGGATATCGCTAATCGGGACCTGGATGCAGCGGGTCGCCGTGTCGTGGCTGGTTTATCGGATGACCAATTCTCCGTTTCTTCTGGGGCTCGTGGGATTTTCCGGGCAGATGCCCACTTTCATCATGGCGCCCATTGCCGGCGCGCTGGCCGACCGCTGGGACAGAATGAAGATTCTCCTGGTGTCCCAGTATCTGGCAATGTTTCAGGCGCTGGCGCTGGCATTACTGGTTTTGACAGAAACGGTGGAGGTCTGGCATATCGTCGCGCTGGCGATAATACTGGGCGTAATAAACGGTTTCGAGATACCGACCCGGCAATCGCTGGTGGTCAAGATGATTGACAAACGGGAAGACCTGGGCAACGCCATAGCGCTGAATTCATCGATTTTCAACGGGGCACGCTTGATTGGACCGACCATCGCCGGAATTCTGATTGCCCTGGTTGGAGAGGGAGTTTGCTTCTTGATAAATGGTCTAAGTTTCGTAGCGGTGATTGCGGCAATAATGGCAATGCGGATTTCCGACAGCAAGAGCATCAAGAAAAACGCCGGTATGACAGAGGGATTGAAAGAAGGATTTACCTACGCTTTTGGTTTTGCGCCGATTCGGTCGATACTTCTACTCTTGTCTCTTCTCAATTTTATGGCGATGCCATTTACGGTGCTGATGCCGATATTTGCCAGAGATATTCTTCACGGAGGACCGAATACTCTGGGGTATCTGCTGGGAGCAACCGGATTGGGGGCATTGACCGGCGCCGTATTCCTGGCGGCGCGGAAAAGTGTGGTCGGTCTGGGGAAATGGATTGCGATTGCGGCAATCATCATGGGAAGCGCTCTGGCGGTTTTTTCGATGTCGAAAAATTTCATTCTGTCGCTGCTGCTTCTATATCCGACCGGATTCGGGATGATGGTGCATATGGCGTCAAGCAATACGGTGCTTCAGACGATTGTCGATGATGATAAACGGGCGCGCTTGATGAGTCTTTACGCGATGTCTTTTATGGGAATGACGCCCCTGGGAAGCCTTCTGGCAGGAACGATAGCGGGACGGATTGGCGCGCCCTTAACGTTGGCGATAGGCGGAATGATAACTGTTCTTGGGGCGTTGATATTTATGAGGAAACTTCCGGAGATGCGCAAACTGGTGCGGCCGATTTATCAGCAGAAGGGGATAATAACAGAGGTGGCGTCGGGGATTCAATCGGCGACGGAAGCTTCGGTTCCGCCCCGCGGAATCAGCAATTTTTGA
- a CDS encoding DinB family protein: MDGVTRKEMIEQFGRGYDDLIDTLMEIPKEAWWFKSSDDKWSINEIIVHLVDSETHGYLRCRMALAESGHQIMAYNQQEWAARLDYNEKSTEDYLELFKWLRLTTYDLIAALPESEWEKYYMHPERGKETLEGWLTIYVNHVSGHIRQIKQNYEEWKES; encoded by the coding sequence ATGGACGGTGTAACAAGAAAAGAGATGATAGAGCAGTTTGGGCGGGGTTATGATGATCTTATCGATACTTTGATGGAGATTCCAAAGGAAGCCTGGTGGTTCAAATCATCTGACGACAAGTGGTCAATAAACGAGATTATAGTGCACCTGGTGGACAGTGAAACCCACGGCTATCTGCGCTGCCGGATGGCGCTGGCAGAATCGGGGCATCAGATTATGGCATATAATCAGCAGGAGTGGGCGGCGCGATTAGACTATAATGAGAAAAGTACCGAAGATTACCTGGAGTTGTTCAAATGGCTCCGTCTGACAACCTATGATTTGATAGCGGCGCTTCCGGAGAGTGAATGGGAGAAGTATTATATGCATCCGGAGAGAGGCAAAGAGACATTGGAGGGGTGGTTGACTATTTATGTTAATCACGTCAGCGGTCATATTCGTCAGATTAAGCAGAATTACGAGGAGTGGAAAGAAAGCTGA